One Brassica oleracea var. oleracea cultivar TO1000 chromosome C7, BOL, whole genome shotgun sequence genomic window carries:
- the LOC106304004 gene encoding uncharacterized protein LOC106304004 → MEPPPPSGSQPPQKAVPRLATVGWRTMLIFNLGLAAFIFAKKRERDIDVGEKMGVKKGSKGAKKSVVNTEVEKNVSETDKATKPETAVPKKEEAKPVPKPDPLFEFTDSAAADELVFQGGAATEPVQVARKPIPEDEQRELFKWILEEKRKIEPKDRKERKQIDEEKAVLKHFIRAERVPKLLPDDSVDSSLRDWDKFFSSK, encoded by the exons ATGGAGCCGCCTCCTCCCTCCGGATCCCAACCACCGCAGAAAGCTGTTCCCAGACTGGCTACAGTCGGATGGCGAACTATGTTGATCTTCAATCTCGGCCTTGCAG CTTTTATATTTGCGAAAAAAAGAGAAAGAGACATTGATGTGGGCGAAAAAATGGGAGTTAAAAAGGGTAGTAAAGGTGCGAAAAAGAGTGTTGTTAACACCGAGGTCGAGAAGAACGTTTCAGAAACTGACAAGGCTACGAAACCAGAAACTGCAGTACCGAAGAAGGAAGAAGCCAAACCGGTCCCTAAACCGGATCCTCTGTTTGAGTTTACAGATTCAGCAGCAGCTGATGAGTTGGTGTTTCAGGGTGGTGCAGCGACTGAGCCTGTACAGGTAGCAAGGAAACCGATTCCAGAAGATGAGCAAAGGGAGCTTTTCAAGTGGATCTTGGAAGAGAAAAGGAAGATTGAACCAAAAGACAGGAAAGAGAGGAAACAAATCGATGAAGAGAAAGCTGTCTTGAAACATTTCATTCGTGCAGAGAGGGTTCCAAAACTTCTCCCTGATGATTCTGTTGATTCTTCACTTCGTGATTGGGACAAATTCTTCTCCTCCAAGTAG